A region of Deltaproteobacteria bacterium DNA encodes the following proteins:
- a CDS encoding DUF3131 domain-containing protein encodes MGRPDRDRDRPGRGVLGGRGLSSEVPREAPGRLHLPLPARLNGVFAVPAFALAAGLGVPASFGLWAPVRHLLARLPWHEACELGEEVVGGVVEPGARDVVVPVRKKAWEAALGGEEAARPYVRARLAGWPARPLVDRDSLPRTDREFVARLAQDTWRGLEALTDRDNHLPIDNVRFGGTSVFKAEARVGDYTNVTSVGLRLIALVAASELELVPRAEAARRVRELLATLDGLETYRGFFYNYYDTTSRERTSNFLSFVDSSWLTAGLMVVRTTFPELGEPCSRIIAAQDYRFFYDAARRRMSHGYYVHLASQSRYHYGTLYAESRLGSLIAIGKGDVPEEHWFAMARTFAPSCRWQTQTPHGRVRKEVRGQAFFGGWYEWKGAKYVPSWGGSMFEALMPALVLDEARWAPGSLGANAAAHVDVQRRFAVEELGYPVWGMSPSMTPARDVYGEYGVRVLGVLGYGPGAVTPHAAALALGVAPEAAGDLRELARRYDLYGDFGFYDAVDPRSGDVAHAYLALDQTMTFIAAANYLKDHCIQRRFASDPIAEKALPILDDERFFD; translated from the coding sequence GTGGGACGGCCGGATCGTGACCGAGATCGTCCCGGCCGGGGAGTTCTGGGCGGCCGAGGACTATCATCAGAAGTACCTCGAGAAGCACCCGGGCGGTTACACCTGCCACTACCTGCGCGACTGAACGGCGTCTTCGCCGTCCCGGCCTTCGCACTCGCCGCCGGACTGGGTGTTCCGGCGAGCTTCGGTCTCTGGGCACCGGTCCGCCACCTCCTGGCCCGGCTTCCGTGGCACGAGGCCTGCGAGCTCGGCGAGGAGGTCGTGGGCGGCGTGGTCGAGCCCGGCGCCCGCGACGTCGTCGTCCCCGTCAGGAAGAAGGCGTGGGAGGCGGCGCTCGGCGGCGAGGAGGCCGCGAGACCTTACGTCCGGGCGCGGCTCGCCGGATGGCCCGCGCGGCCGCTGGTCGATCGCGACAGCCTCCCGCGCACCGACCGCGAGTTCGTCGCCCGCCTCGCCCAAGACACGTGGCGCGGCCTCGAGGCGCTCACCGACCGCGACAATCACCTGCCGATCGACAACGTCCGCTTCGGCGGCACGTCCGTCTTCAAGGCCGAGGCGCGCGTCGGCGACTACACCAACGTCACCAGCGTCGGGCTCCGCCTGATCGCGCTCGTGGCCGCCTCCGAGCTCGAGCTCGTTCCCCGGGCCGAGGCCGCGCGTCGGGTACGGGAGCTGCTCGCCACGCTGGACGGCCTCGAGACCTACCGCGGGTTCTTCTACAACTACTACGACACCACCTCGCGCGAGCGCACGAGCAACTTCCTCTCCTTCGTCGACTCGTCCTGGCTGACGGCGGGGCTCATGGTGGTGCGCACGACGTTCCCGGAGCTCGGCGAGCCGTGCAGCCGGATCATCGCCGCACAGGACTACCGCTTCTTCTACGACGCCGCCCGCCGCCGGATGTCGCACGGCTACTACGTGCACCTCGCGTCGCAATCGCGGTACCACTACGGGACGCTCTACGCCGAGTCGCGGCTCGGGAGCCTGATCGCCATCGGCAAGGGCGACGTGCCCGAGGAGCACTGGTTCGCGATGGCGCGCACGTTCGCCCCGAGCTGCCGGTGGCAGACGCAGACGCCGCACGGGCGAGTGCGGAAGGAGGTCCGGGGGCAGGCTTTCTTCGGCGGCTGGTACGAGTGGAAGGGGGCGAAGTACGTGCCGTCGTGGGGCGGCAGCATGTTCGAGGCCCTGATGCCGGCGCTCGTGCTGGACGAGGCGCGCTGGGCGCCCGGCAGCCTCGGCGCCAACGCCGCCGCGCACGTCGACGTCCAGCGCCGCTTTGCCGTCGAGGAGCTCGGTTACCCGGTGTGGGGCATGTCGCCCAGCATGACGCCGGCGCGTGACGTCTACGGCGAGTACGGCGTCCGGGTGCTCGGCGTGCTCGGCTACGGCCCTGGCGCCGTCACGCCGCATGCGGCGGCGCTCGCGCTCGGCGTGGCGCCCGAGGCGGCGGGGGACCTGCGCGAGCTCGCGCGACGCTACGACCTCTACGGCGACTTCGGCTTTTACGACGCCGTCGACCCGCGCTCGGGCGACGTCGCGCACGCCTACCTCGCCCTCGACCAGACGATGACGTTCATCGCCGCCGCGAACTACCTGAAGGACCACTGCATCCAGCGGCGGTTCGCTTCCGACCCGATCGCGGAGAAGGCGCTCCCCATCTTGGACGACGAGCGGTTCTTCGACTGA